One Polaribacter sp. SA4-12 genomic window carries:
- a CDS encoding response regulator transcription factor, whose translation MINVVLADDHVLVRDGIKALLEDQTGITVIDEASDGKEALEVIVKSKPHVLIVDIRMPEMNGIEVVAEITKNKIDVKTLVLSMHDSEEYVVKSIQAGADGYLLKGASKEEFLKAVHKVAEGGKYFTGDVSSIIMNNFVNGNTNKAAEPKKEIPTLPFKLTKREKQILVLVSELKNNKEIAEELSISKRTAEVHRFNLMKKLEAKNLSELTSKARKYQLI comes from the coding sequence ATGATAAATGTAGTTTTAGCAGACGACCATGTTTTGGTAAGAGACGGAATTAAAGCACTTTTAGAAGATCAAACAGGAATTACTGTTATAGATGAAGCTTCTGATGGAAAAGAAGCTTTAGAAGTAATTGTCAAAAGTAAACCTCACGTTCTTATTGTTGATATTAGAATGCCAGAAATGAATGGAATTGAAGTGGTTGCAGAAATTACTAAGAATAAAATCGACGTAAAAACCTTAGTGCTTTCTATGCACGATTCTGAAGAATATGTAGTAAAATCGATACAAGCAGGTGCTGATGGTTATTTGTTGAAAGGAGCAAGTAAAGAAGAGTTTTTGAAAGCAGTACACAAAGTTGCTGAAGGAGGTAAGTATTTTACCGGTGATGTTTCTTCTATTATAATGAACAACTTTGTAAATGGAAATACCAACAAAGCAGCAGAACCAAAAAAAGAAATTCCTACACTTCCTTTTAAATTAACAAAGAGAGAAAAACAAATATTAGTTTTAGTTTCTGAACTAAAAAATAATAAAGAAATTGCTGAAGAATTATCAATTAGTAAACGTACTGCAGAAGTGCATCGTTTTAACTTAATGAAGAAATTAGAGGCAAAGAATTTAAGTGAATTGACGAGTAAAGCAAGAAAATATCAATTAATATAA
- the sufB gene encoding Fe-S cluster assembly protein SufB gives MSKYTEDDLEKELETQEYKYGFYTDIESETFAKGLNEDVVIAISKKKNEPQWMTDWRLEAFRVWKEMEEPEWANVHYEKPKFQDIAYYSAPKEKPKLNSLDEVDPELLDTFKRLGISLDEQKKLANVAVDIVMDSVSVATTFKKTLGEKGIIFMPISEAIQEHPELVRKYLGTVVPTTDNFYAALNSAVFSDGSFCYIPKGVKCPMELSTYFRINEGGTGQFERTLVVADAGSYVSYLEGCTAPSRDENQLHAAVVELIAMDDAEIKYSTVQNWYPGNKEGKGGVYNFVTKRGICEKNAKISWTQVETGSAVTWKYPSCILKGDNSVGEFYSIAVTNNYQQADTGTKMIHLGNNTKSTIISKGISAGHSQNSYRGLVQVSARAENARNFSQCDSLLMGNACGAHTFPYIEVKNKSAQIEHEATTSKIGEDQLFYCNQRGIDTEKAIALIVNGFSKEVLNKLPMEFAVEAQKLLEISLEGSVG, from the coding sequence ATGTCAAAATATACTGAAGACGATTTAGAAAAAGAATTAGAAACCCAAGAATATAAATACGGTTTTTATACAGATATAGAAAGTGAAACTTTTGCAAAAGGGTTAAACGAAGATGTTGTTATCGCAATTTCTAAAAAGAAAAACGAGCCACAGTGGATGACTGATTGGCGTTTAGAAGCATTTAGAGTTTGGAAAGAGATGGAAGAACCAGAATGGGCAAATGTTCATTATGAAAAACCAAAGTTTCAAGACATCGCTTACTATTCTGCACCAAAAGAAAAGCCGAAATTAAACTCTTTAGATGAAGTTGATCCAGAATTATTGGACACTTTTAAGCGTTTAGGAATTTCTTTAGATGAACAAAAAAAATTAGCTAATGTTGCTGTAGATATTGTTATGGATTCTGTTTCTGTAGCCACTACTTTTAAGAAAACATTAGGGGAAAAAGGTATTATTTTTATGCCTATTTCTGAAGCAATTCAAGAACATCCAGAATTAGTTAGAAAATATTTAGGAACTGTTGTACCAACAACAGACAACTTTTATGCAGCATTAAATTCGGCAGTTTTTTCTGATGGATCTTTCTGTTACATTCCAAAAGGAGTTAAATGTCCGATGGAATTATCTACATATTTTAGAATTAACGAAGGTGGAACAGGACAATTTGAAAGAACTTTAGTTGTTGCAGATGCAGGAAGTTATGTTTCTTATTTAGAAGGTTGTACTGCACCAAGTAGAGATGAAAATCAATTACACGCAGCTGTTGTAGAATTAATTGCAATGGATGATGCTGAAATTAAATATTCTACGGTACAAAACTGGTATCCTGGTAATAAAGAAGGAAAAGGTGGAGTTTACAATTTTGTAACTAAAAGAGGAATTTGCGAAAAGAACGCAAAAATTTCTTGGACACAAGTAGAAACAGGTTCTGCTGTAACTTGGAAATATCCTTCTTGTATTTTAAAAGGAGATAACTCTGTTGGTGAATTTTACTCAATTGCAGTAACTAATAACTATCAACAAGCAGATACAGGTACAAAAATGATTCACTTGGGTAACAATACCAAGTCTACCATTATTTCTAAAGGAATTTCTGCAGGTCATTCTCAAAACAGTTATAGAGGTTTAGTACAAGTAAGCGCAAGAGCAGAAAATGCACGTAACTTTTCACAATGTGATTCTTTATTAATGGGTAACGCTTGTGGAGCACACACGTTTCCTTATATAGAAGTAAAAAATAAATCAGCTCAAATAGAACACGAAGCAACTACAAGTAAAATTGGTGAAGACCAACTTTTCTATTGTAACCAGCGTGGAATTGACACTGAAAAAGCAATTGCATTAATTGTTAACGGATTTAGTAAAGAAGTTTTAAATAAATTACCAATGGAATTTGCTGTTGAAGCTCAAAAATTATTGGAAATCAGTTTAGAAGGAAGTGTTGGATAA
- a CDS encoding DUF4202 domain-containing protein, with product MKPTRFETAIAIIDKKNAEDTTTYQVADIEYPKELLYSQRMTRKLLQFDPNASKALQIAARGQHICRWKIARKEYPMDRVGYLKWREELKKMHADLTGEILVQVGFDDQFVDRVQKIILKKFIKKNEESQTLEDTICLVFLDYYFDEFAAKHTDEKIIDILKKTWVKMSDKGHAAALKIPFSEKSLALVKQAIS from the coding sequence ATGAAGCCTACAAGATTTGAAACTGCCATTGCAATTATTGATAAAAAAAATGCTGAAGATACAACTACGTATCAAGTCGCAGATATAGAGTATCCTAAAGAGTTATTGTATTCTCAAAGGATGACAAGAAAGTTACTTCAATTTGATCCAAATGCATCTAAAGCACTTCAGATTGCTGCAAGAGGACAACATATTTGTCGTTGGAAAATTGCGAGAAAAGAATATCCAATGGATAGAGTAGGATATTTAAAATGGCGTGAAGAATTGAAAAAAATGCACGCAGATCTTACTGGAGAAATCTTAGTGCAAGTTGGTTTTGATGATCAGTTTGTAGATAGAGTTCAAAAGATTATCTTAAAGAAATTTATCAAGAAAAATGAAGAATCTCAAACTTTAGAAGATACTATTTGTTTGGTTTTTCTAGATTATTATTTTGATGAATTTGCAGCAAAACATACTGATGAAAAAATCATCGATATCCTTAAAAAAACGTGGGTAAAAATGTCTGATAAAGGACATGCAGCTGCTTTAAAAATTCCTTTTTCTGAAAAAAGTTTAGCATTAGTAAAACAAGCTATTTCATAA
- a CDS encoding HupE/UreJ family protein, with protein sequence MNDFILYFKMGLNHVLDFSAYDHILFLIVLAVVFSFNQFKKVLWLVTLFTIGHTLTLFLSAYDLLFEMNKKNTEIVEFLIPFTIFVTGVVNVFTAKKSSAGKQNTNLVFAVFFGLIHGLGFSSYISRLVSGDDNKLLILSEFALGIEAAQIIIVLGILVIGTLLQNFINVTKRDWILVCSSIVVGFSIQMMLNRVFW encoded by the coding sequence ATGAACGATTTCATCCTCTATTTTAAAATGGGTCTTAACCATGTGTTAGACTTTTCTGCTTACGATCACATCTTATTCTTAATTGTTTTAGCCGTTGTTTTTAGCTTTAATCAGTTTAAAAAAGTACTCTGGTTAGTTACTTTATTTACAATTGGTCATACTTTAACTCTCTTTTTATCTGCTTATGATTTATTATTCGAAATGAATAAAAAAAACACAGAGATCGTTGAGTTTTTAATACCTTTTACCATATTTGTAACTGGTGTTGTAAACGTCTTTACAGCTAAAAAATCATCCGCAGGAAAACAAAATACCAATTTAGTTTTTGCTGTATTTTTTGGCTTAATTCACGGATTAGGTTTTTCTAGTTATATTTCAAGATTGGTTTCTGGAGATGATAATAAGTTATTAATTTTATCAGAATTTGCTTTAGGTATAGAAGCTGCTCAGATAATTATTGTTTTAGGTATTTTGGTAATTGGTACGCTGCTTCAAAACTTTATTAATGTAACAAAAAGAGATTGGATTTTAGTTTGTTCATCTATAGTAGTTGGTTTTTCTATACAAATGATGTTAAATAGAGTTTTTTGGTAA
- a CDS encoding sensor histidine kinase yields MTKKGNSLDQRTFNKLSRLYIIALSAIALSVIISQVLVRNHLNKQQSDSTVINVAGRQRMLSQKLTKEIVSLSVYSDEKNRVLLKENIKKTLYLWELSHKSLQKGNDSLGLPKQNSIAIESKFIAINPVFDTIQKASKSVILKLENKPLISIDELASDIKKVTSNEGSFLLMMDAIVNQYDVEADEKVAWLRTLEFSLMILTLLILFGEFLFIFWPTAKSVKATLAKLLSAEKEAKQMAFNADELSISKEKSIRELRALSQAIDETLLFARISPNGDLIHMGNKFSRLFKFSKFKKEIFFWTILSSNENEQLLIEDLISKHKKTGWQGEVKATIKGGEDVWLEMSIVPYRPTEDKSELLIIASEITARKEGQIEIERLTKESFEEKMSQQKIISSKIIENQEKEQNRIAKDVHDGIGQMLTGLKYNLESININDVEKTASKIEHLKELTTNIIKGVRTATFNLTPPELSDHGVVPAISKLTKELGKLTGKEILFYNKTDFNERLDSLVEINIYRIVQEAINNAIKYAESSHILVSLSHSKNILSIVIDDDGKGFEPSKVKKVKNGDGGMGMTFMKERIKYVEGRLFLNSELGQGTRVTLNIPI; encoded by the coding sequence ATGACAAAAAAAGGCAATTCATTAGACCAAAGAACGTTTAATAAATTAAGCCGTTTATACATTATTGCTTTAAGTGCAATTGCACTTTCTGTAATTATTAGTCAGGTTTTAGTCCGTAATCATTTAAACAAACAACAAAGCGATTCTACAGTAATAAACGTTGCTGGTAGACAGCGTATGTTGAGTCAGAAATTGACGAAAGAAATTGTTTCTCTATCTGTTTATTCTGATGAAAAAAATAGAGTTCTTCTTAAAGAAAATATTAAAAAAACATTGTATTTATGGGAGTTATCTCATAAATCTTTGCAAAAAGGAAATGATAGTTTAGGGCTTCCTAAACAAAATAGTATTGCTATAGAAAGTAAATTTATAGCAATCAATCCTGTTTTTGATACTATTCAAAAAGCATCAAAATCTGTCATTCTAAAATTAGAAAATAAACCTTTAATTTCTATTGATGAATTAGCTTCTGATATTAAAAAAGTAACCAGTAATGAAGGTTCTTTTTTATTGATGATGGATGCAATTGTGAATCAATATGATGTAGAAGCTGATGAAAAAGTTGCTTGGTTAAGAACTTTAGAATTTTCATTAATGATCTTAACACTATTAATTCTTTTTGGAGAATTTTTATTCATTTTTTGGCCAACAGCAAAATCAGTAAAAGCAACATTAGCAAAATTATTATCAGCGGAAAAGGAAGCTAAACAGATGGCTTTTAATGCAGACGAATTAAGTATTTCTAAAGAAAAATCGATTAGAGAATTACGTGCTTTAAGTCAGGCAATTGATGAAACTTTATTGTTTGCCAGAATTTCTCCAAATGGAGATCTTATTCATATGGGAAATAAGTTTTCACGATTGTTTAAGTTTTCAAAATTCAAGAAAGAAATTTTCTTTTGGACTATTTTATCGAGTAATGAAAACGAGCAATTATTAATTGAAGATTTAATTAGTAAACATAAAAAAACGGGTTGGCAGGGAGAAGTAAAAGCAACCATAAAAGGAGGTGAAGACGTTTGGTTAGAAATGTCGATTGTTCCTTATAGACCAACTGAAGATAAATCTGAATTATTAATTATAGCTTCAGAAATTACTGCAAGAAAAGAAGGGCAAATAGAGATTGAAAGACTGACAAAAGAGAGTTTTGAGGAAAAAATGAGTCAGCAAAAAATAATCTCAAGTAAGATTATTGAAAATCAAGAAAAAGAACAAAACAGAATTGCCAAAGATGTGCACGATGGTATTGGGCAAATGTTAACTGGCTTAAAATATAATTTAGAAAGCATCAATATAAATGATGTTGAAAAAACGGCTTCAAAAATTGAACATTTAAAAGAGCTCACAACCAATATTATTAAAGGTGTTAGAACTGCTACTTTTAATTTAACGCCACCAGAATTATCTGATCACGGAGTTGTGCCTGCAATTTCTAAATTAACCAAAGAATTAGGGAAGTTAACAGGAAAAGAAATTTTGTTTTATAATAAAACAGATTTCAATGAACGTTTAGATTCGCTTGTAGAAATTAATATTTATAGAATTGTACAAGAAGCTATAAATAATGCTATTAAATACGCTGAATCTTCTCATATTTTGGTCTCACTTTCTCACAGTAAAAATATACTAAGTATTGTGATAGATGATGATGGTAAAGGTTTTGAACCATCAAAAGTAAAGAAAGTAAAAAATGGTGATGGAGGAATGGGAATGACTTTTATGAAAGAAAGAATTAAATACGTAGAAGGTAGATTGTTCTTAAATTCTGAATTAGGACAGGGAACTAGAGTTACTTTAAATATCCCAATTTAA
- a CDS encoding deoxycytidylate deaminase, protein MTDTKQLKYDSAYLKMAFEWGKLSHCKRKQVGALIVKGRMIISDGFNGTPTGFDNCCEDNDGITKWEVLHAEANAILKVASSTQSTNGATLYITLSPCIQCSKLIHQAGIKRVVFANSYRDTSGIDFLEKAGVEIMHLPYEK, encoded by the coding sequence ATGACTGATACGAAACAATTAAAATACGATAGTGCTTATTTAAAAATGGCTTTTGAATGGGGAAAACTCTCTCATTGTAAACGCAAACAAGTAGGTGCTTTAATTGTAAAAGGCAGAATGATAATTTCTGATGGTTTTAACGGAACTCCAACTGGGTTTGATAATTGTTGTGAAGACAATGACGGAATTACAAAATGGGAAGTTTTACACGCAGAAGCCAATGCAATTTTAAAAGTTGCATCTTCTACGCAATCTACAAACGGAGCAACGTTATATATTACATTATCGCCTTGTATACAATGCAGTAAATTAATTCATCAAGCAGGAATAAAACGTGTTGTTTTTGCAAACTCATACAGAGATACCTCTGGAATCGATTTTTTAGAAAAAGCTGGCGTAGAAATTATGCATTTACCTTATGAAAAATAA
- a CDS encoding HesB/IscA family protein translates to MIKVSDIAKKKVIQLMTDDGFDAAKDYVRVGVKSGGCSGLSYDLTFDNKKEENDKVFEENGIKIIVDKKSFLYLVGTVLEYSGGLNGKGFVFNNPNANRTCGCGESFSL, encoded by the coding sequence ATGATAAAAGTTTCAGACATAGCAAAGAAAAAGGTCATCCAATTAATGACGGATGATGGTTTTGATGCTGCAAAAGATTATGTAAGAGTTGGTGTAAAAAGTGGTGGTTGTTCAGGCTTGTCATATGATTTAACTTTTGATAACAAGAAAGAAGAAAACGACAAAGTTTTTGAAGAAAATGGTATAAAAATCATTGTCGATAAAAAAAGCTTTTTATACTTAGTAGGAACCGTTTTAGAATACTCTGGTGGTTTAAACGGAAAAGGATTTGTATTTAATAATCCTAACGCAAACAGAACTTGTGGTTGTGGGGAATCGTTCTCACTTTAA
- a CDS encoding S41 family peptidase, with amino-acid sequence MKNNNNLPIYFSLAVVFGVIIGVSLNGSPTDMLSLNKNSSQEMKIKRLINFIEKDYVDTVNTESLLDGAITQMLGKLDPHSVYIPKENLQAVKESMQGNFVGIGVQFRMINDSITVIQPIKGGPSIKAGIKAGDRILMADKDTLFGKDMFSNKVPGYLKGEPDTKVALQIYRKSNDSLFIVDVTRGKVNIKSVDLAYMVNDSVGYIKLDRFARNTYKEFKSSLNTLIDDGMTDLVLDLRGNGGGFIDIANSIVDEFLEDDKLIVFTKNNKNKIEESFATSKGSFEKGGLYVLIDENSASASEIVAGALQDNDKGTIIGRRSFGKGLVQIEMDLGDGSAVRLTTARYYTPTGRSIQKPYAKNGHKNYYKDYQKRITNGELLSKDSIKVIDSLRFTTPKGKVVYGGGGIIPDVFVAIDTTSYMSNFYFNSVNNFAFEYVDNNRKSLEKWTIDSFVTGFDKDETIFDSYLSDIKDTAKPSFKTKQGLNKYLRASIANTLFGDVGYYRIIHQDDKMIQKVLELERSN; translated from the coding sequence ATGAAAAATAATAACAATCTTCCTATATATTTCTCTTTAGCCGTTGTTTTTGGAGTGATCATTGGCGTTTCTTTAAACGGAAGTCCTACTGATATGCTGTCTTTAAATAAAAATTCTTCACAAGAAATGAAGATAAAGAGGCTTATCAATTTTATTGAAAAAGATTATGTAGATACTGTAAATACAGAAAGTCTTTTAGATGGTGCAATTACGCAAATGTTAGGAAAGTTAGATCCGCATTCTGTATATATACCGAAAGAAAACTTGCAAGCCGTTAAAGAAAGTATGCAAGGTAATTTTGTAGGAATTGGCGTTCAGTTTAGAATGATAAACGACTCAATAACTGTTATTCAACCCATAAAAGGTGGACCAAGTATAAAAGCTGGTATTAAGGCTGGAGATAGAATTTTAATGGCAGATAAAGACACTTTATTTGGCAAAGACATGTTTAGCAACAAAGTTCCTGGGTATTTAAAAGGAGAACCAGATACTAAGGTTGCACTTCAAATTTATAGAAAAAGTAACGATTCTCTTTTTATTGTTGATGTTACTCGTGGAAAAGTAAATATTAAAAGTGTTGATTTAGCATATATGGTTAACGATAGTGTTGGTTATATAAAACTAGATCGTTTTGCAAGAAACACGTATAAAGAATTCAAATCTTCATTAAACACCTTAATTGATGATGGAATGACAGATTTGGTGTTAGATTTACGTGGAAATGGTGGTGGCTTTATAGACATTGCAAACAGTATTGTTGATGAATTTTTAGAAGATGATAAGCTAATCGTCTTTACAAAAAACAATAAAAACAAGATTGAAGAATCTTTTGCAACCTCAAAAGGGAGTTTCGAAAAAGGTGGTTTGTATGTTTTAATTGATGAAAACTCTGCATCTGCTTCAGAGATTGTTGCTGGCGCTTTACAAGACAATGATAAAGGAACCATTATTGGTCGTCGTTCTTTTGGTAAAGGATTGGTGCAAATAGAAATGGATTTAGGAGATGGTTCTGCAGTACGTTTAACAACTGCACGTTATTATACTCCAACAGGTCGATCAATTCAAAAACCATATGCTAAAAACGGTCATAAAAATTACTATAAAGATTATCAGAAAAGAATTACTAACGGAGAGTTGTTAAGTAAAGACAGTATAAAAGTAATAGATTCTTTAAGATTTACAACTCCAAAAGGAAAAGTTGTTTATGGTGGTGGAGGTATTATTCCTGATGTTTTTGTAGCAATAGACACGACTTCTTATATGTCTAATTTCTACTTTAATTCAGTAAATAATTTTGCTTTTGAATATGTGGATAACAATAGAAAATCTCTAGAAAAATGGACTATAGATAGCTTTGTTACAGGTTTTGATAAAGATGAAACTATTTTTGACAGCTATTTATCGGACATTAAGGACACCGCAAAACCTTCTTTTAAAACCAAACAAGGTTTAAATAAATACTTAAGAGCATCCATAGCAAATACACTTTTTGGTGATGTTGGTTATTATCGAATTATTCATCAAGATGACAAAATGATACAAAAAGTATTAGAGTTAGAGCGCTCTAATTAA
- the nirB gene encoding nitrite reductase large subunit NirB, with product MKTIIVVGNGMVGYKFCEKFVAASENENFKVIVFGEEPRPAYDRVHLSEFFENQDAKALEMAPAEWYKENGIDLIVDERVSDIQRNTKNIITAKNRVFNYDYLVLATGSSAFVPPIKGVEKEGVFVYRTIEDLEGMLGYAAKLKEKNPNARAAVLGGGLLGLEAGKAVMDMGLEPHIVEFAPKLMPRQLDARSSKVLQLKLESIGLNIHLSKATNQILGDTSITGMEFGEDDVLDVEMLVVSAGIRPRDELGKTSGLEMGVRGGIVVDNKMQTSDENIFAIGEVALYNQMIYGLVAPGYDMAGVAVNQIIGNIEELMPAEIDMSTKLKLIGVDVASFGEPFMPASKGHSVIFENKTQHLYKRINVSLDGKSLLGGILVGDASDYNMLHQVFLNGMAIPEDAAQLILPATEGGAFGSALDLPDEAQICSCENVSKGQICGAIKDGSCEDLSGVISATKASTSCGGCKPMVTDLVNEALKSLGKTVKNVICEHFDYSRQELYGIIKAKKLTSFNEILDTCGTGHGCETCKPAVSSILASLYNVTPNKDDVTQDTNDKFLANIQRNGTYSVVPRIAGGEITPEGLITLGQIGSKYNLYTKITGGARIDFFGAELNDLPSIWKELIDAGFESGHAYGKSLRTVKSCVGSTWCRYGLDESISFAIELENRYKGLRSPHKIKGGVSGCIRECAEARGKDFGVIAVEGGWNLYVGGNGGATPRHAQLLAEKIDNETVIKYLDRFLMYYIQTAAPLMRSAAWLDKLEGGIEQLKKVVIGDSLNINVDLEKEMQFLVDAYECEWKQAIESEETKKRFNHFVNSDDRDDNLVFVPMRDQKMPEHWKN from the coding sequence ATGAAAACAATTATTGTAGTTGGTAATGGAATGGTAGGTTATAAATTTTGTGAAAAATTTGTAGCAGCTTCAGAAAATGAAAATTTTAAAGTGATTGTTTTTGGTGAAGAGCCAAGACCTGCTTATGATAGAGTTCATTTAAGTGAGTTTTTCGAAAACCAAGATGCGAAAGCTTTAGAAATGGCTCCTGCAGAATGGTACAAAGAAAATGGTATCGATTTAATTGTTGATGAAAGAGTTTCTGATATCCAAAGAAATACTAAAAACATCATTACGGCAAAAAATAGAGTCTTTAATTACGACTACTTAGTTTTAGCGACAGGTTCATCGGCTTTTGTTCCGCCAATTAAAGGTGTAGAAAAAGAAGGAGTTTTTGTGTATAGAACCATTGAAGATTTGGAAGGAATGTTGGGGTATGCAGCAAAACTGAAAGAGAAGAATCCAAATGCGAGAGCAGCAGTTTTAGGTGGAGGTTTATTAGGTTTAGAAGCTGGTAAAGCTGTTATGGATATGGGTTTAGAACCTCACATTGTAGAGTTTGCTCCTAAATTAATGCCAAGACAATTAGATGCAAGAAGTAGTAAGGTTTTACAATTAAAATTAGAATCAATAGGATTAAATATACATTTAAGTAAAGCAACCAATCAGATTTTAGGAGATACATCTATCACAGGAATGGAGTTTGGAGAAGATGATGTTTTAGATGTAGAAATGTTAGTTGTTTCTGCAGGAATTCGTCCAAGAGACGAGCTTGGTAAAACATCTGGATTAGAAATGGGCGTTCGTGGAGGAATTGTAGTTGATAATAAAATGCAAACTTCTGACGAAAACATTTTTGCAATTGGAGAAGTTGCATTGTACAATCAAATGATTTATGGTTTAGTTGCTCCTGGTTATGACATGGCTGGAGTTGCTGTAAACCAAATCATCGGTAATATAGAAGAATTAATGCCAGCAGAAATAGATATGTCTACCAAATTAAAATTAATTGGTGTAGATGTAGCAAGTTTTGGAGAGCCATTTATGCCTGCATCAAAAGGACATTCTGTGATTTTTGAAAACAAAACACAACATTTATATAAGAGGATTAATGTTAGTTTAGACGGTAAAAGTCTTTTAGGTGGAATTTTAGTTGGAGATGCATCAGACTATAATATGTTGCATCAAGTATTTTTAAACGGAATGGCAATTCCAGAAGATGCTGCACAATTAATATTACCAGCAACAGAAGGAGGCGCTTTTGGTAGTGCATTAGATTTGCCAGACGAAGCTCAAATTTGTTCTTGTGAAAACGTTAGTAAAGGTCAGATTTGTGGAGCTATTAAAGATGGTTCTTGCGAAGATTTATCGGGTGTTATTTCAGCAACTAAAGCAAGTACAAGTTGCGGTGGTTGTAAACCAATGGTTACAGATTTAGTAAACGAAGCTTTAAAATCGCTGGGTAAAACAGTTAAAAATGTAATTTGTGAGCATTTCGATTATAGTCGTCAAGAATTATACGGAATTATAAAAGCCAAAAAATTAACTTCTTTTAATGAAATTTTAGATACTTGTGGAACAGGACATGGTTGTGAAACTTGTAAGCCTGCGGTGTCTTCAATTTTAGCAAGTTTATATAACGTAACGCCAAATAAGGATGATGTTACACAAGATACAAATGATAAATTTTTAGCCAACATTCAGCGAAACGGAACGTATTCTGTAGTACCAAGAATTGCTGGTGGAGAAATTACTCCTGAAGGTTTAATTACGTTAGGTCAAATTGGTTCTAAATACAATTTATACACAAAAATTACTGGTGGAGCTCGTATCGATTTCTTTGGTGCAGAGTTAAATGATTTACCTTCAATTTGGAAAGAATTAATCGATGCTGGTTTTGAAAGTGGACACGCTTATGGAAAATCGTTAAGAACTGTAAAAAGTTGTGTAGGTTCTACTTGGTGTCGTTATGGTTTAGATGAAAGTATTTCGTTTGCAATTGAACTAGAAAATAGATACAAAGGTTTGCGTTCTCCTCACAAAATAAAAGGTGGAGTTTCAGGTTGTATTCGTGAATGTGCAGAAGCTCGTGGAAAAGATTTTGGTGTAATTGCTGTTGAAGGTGGTTGGAATTTATATGTTGGTGGAAATGGTGGAGCAACACCAAGACACGCTCAATTATTAGCAGAAAAAATAGACAATGAAACTGTCATTAAATATTTAGATCGTTTCTTAATGTACTACATTCAAACTGCTGCTCCGTTAATGAGAAGTGCTGCTTGGTTAGATAAATTAGAAGGCGGAATTGAGCAATTGAAAAAAGTTGTTATTGGTGATAGTTTAAACATCAATGTAGATTTAGAAAAAGAAATGCAATTTCTAGTGGATGCTTACGAATGTGAGTGGAAACAAGCGATTGAAAGTGAAGAAACTAAAAAACGTTTTAATCATTTTGTAAATTCAGATGATAGAGATGATAACTTAGTATTTGTTCCTATGCGTGATCAAAAAATGCCAGAACACTGGAAAAATTAA
- the nirD gene encoding nitrite reductase small subunit NirD, giving the protein MDSLLLKYKTVKEADVKVWFKAAAVSAFPKDGGACVKYKDLQIAIFNFSRLDKWYACQNLSPEKQEMVLSRGMLGDHKGIPKIACPLHKKTFSLETGENLNADLDPIAIYPVKIEGENVYIGFSE; this is encoded by the coding sequence ATGGATTCATTACTCTTAAAATACAAAACAGTAAAAGAAGCAGATGTAAAAGTTTGGTTTAAAGCTGCTGCAGTAAGTGCATTTCCAAAAGATGGTGGCGCTTGTGTAAAATATAAAGATTTACAAATTGCTATTTTCAATTTTTCAAGATTAGATAAATGGTATGCTTGTCAGAATTTATCACCAGAAAAACAAGAAATGGTTTTATCTAGAGGTATGTTAGGCGATCATAAAGGGATTCCTAAAATTGCGTGTCCTTTGCATAAAAAAACATTTTCATTAGAAACTGGAGAAAATTTAAATGCAGATTTAGACCCTATTGCTATTTATCCTGTTAAGATTGAAGGAGAAAATGTGTATATTGGCTTCTCTGAATAA